In Gossypium hirsutum isolate 1008001.06 chromosome D06, Gossypium_hirsutum_v2.1, whole genome shotgun sequence, one genomic interval encodes:
- the LOC107901264 gene encoding probable lactoylglutathione lyase, chloroplastic, giving the protein MVRIIPMASSIRPSLSSFRFSGGVSTSRFGLSLSPLRLPPHLHFSHLTSTVPQSHFFGLKASKLLKTAGTRVGMRPVGNVVHASTATAQETALEWVKKDKRRMLHVVYRVGDLDRTIKFYTECLGMKLLRKRDIPEERYTTNAFLGYGPEDSHFVIELTYNYGVDKYDIGTAFGHFGIAVEDVAKAVELIKAKGGKVTREPGPVKGCSTVIAFIEDPDGYKFELIERGPTPEPLRQVMLRVGDLDRSITFYEKAFGMELLCTRDNPEYKYTIAMMGYGPEDKNAVLELTYNYGVTEYDKGNGYAQIAIGTDDVYKTAEGIKLFGGKIMREPGPLPGINTKITACLDPDGWKTVFVDNIDFLKELE; this is encoded by the exons ATGGTGAGGATAATTCCCATGGCGTCCTCAATACGACCTTCCCTCTCGTCGTTTAGGTTCTCCGGTGGTGTTTCCACTTCCCGCTTTGGCCTTTCCCTTTCACCCCTTCGCCTTCCTCCTCACCTCCATTTCTCTCATCTTACCAGCA CTGTTCCTCAGTCACATTTCTTTGGTTTGAAAGCTTCAAAGCTTTTGAAAACTGCGGGAACCAGGGTAGGGATGCGTCCGGTCGGAAATGTGGTACACGCAAGCACGGCTACTGCCCAGGAAACTGCTCTAGAGTGGGTTAAAAAGGACAAAAGAAGAATGCTCCATGTCGTTTATCGAGTCGGGGATTTAGACAGGACCATCAA ATTCTACACCGAGTGCTTGGGAATGAAACTGTTGAGGAAACGAGACATACCAGAGGAGAGATACAC cACCAATGCTTTTCTTGGATACGGGCCAGAAGATTCTCACTTTGTTATTGAACTAACTTACA ATTATGGAGTTGACAAGTATGATATTGGAACTgcatttggtcattttggtattgcTGTTGAGGAC GTTGCCAAGGCTGTGGAGCTTATAAAGGCTAAGGGTGGAAAAGTAACCAGAGAACCTGGTCCAGTGAAAGGTTGTTCCACCGTAATTGCATTTATTGAGGACCCTGATGGTTACAAGTTTGAACTGATTGAAAGGGGGCCTACTCCTGAACCTTTGCGCCAAGTAATGCTCCGTGTCGGTGATCTTGATCGCTCCATAACTTTTTATGAGAAG GCCTTCGGCATGGAGCTTCTTTGCACACGAGATAATCCAGAGTACAAG TATACAATAGCCATGATGGGTTACGGGCCTGAAGATAAAAATGCTGTGCTTGAGTTGACATACAACTATGGGGTCACAGAATATGATAAAGGAAATGGCTATGCTCAG ATTGCAATTGGCACAGATGATGTTTACAAAACTGCAGAGGGAATTAAACTTTTTGGTGGAAAAATCATGCGTGAACCTGGACCATTACCTGGAATTAACACCAAGATCACAGCATGCTTAGATCCTGATGGTTGGAAGACG